From the genome of Adlercreutzia equolifaciens DSM 19450:
ACCCCATGACGGGCGCTCCGAGTGCCGTCACCGGCCGCCAGCTGAAGGACGTGAGCCTGCGCATCCTGTAAGTGCGCAGCGAGCTCGCGCAGATGCGACAACCTGTTTTGCACGGCGCCTGCCCTTCGGGGGGTGGGCGCCTTTTTGTGCGCGGTCGATTCTTCTCTGGCGGCGAGCGAAGGCCTATCGGGTGATGTTGGAGAGCTGTTTGTTGAAGGTCTCCACCGGATAGCCCGTCAGCACGTTTCTGGCGGCAATGAGGCAGGCGGTGAACGAGAGGCGGTTGCCGGCGTAAAGGCGCGCGGCCAATCTGACGGTCGCGCCGTCTTGGAAGGAGACGTCGTCGGCGAGAAGCTCCATCACGGTGCCGATGAGCGATCGGGGAACGCGGTAGTCCTCCTCGAGAAGCTGGACGGTAAGCGCCGCCGTTTCCGGATAAGCTTGGGCGCATCCGGAGGCGATCAGGCGCCGCGCTTTCGCCGATGGCCGCGGCTCGTCGTCGAGCAGGTAGTGCAAGAGGACGGTTTCATCCACGATGGTCGTGGCGGCATCGGCGACGGTTGTCGTGCGAAAGCGCGCGTCGCCCGTGTTCTCCCCCTGCTTTTTGAGCCATGCGGCGCGCTCGTCTCCCGTAAGGTGGGGGTTGGCGTAATGGCGCAGCTTGCCGAAAGCCGACATGCCACCCTCGCTTTTGCTGAGGTGCGGTGTGAAGGGGAGCC
Proteins encoded in this window:
- a CDS encoding type II toxin-antitoxin system RelB/DinJ family antitoxin gives rise to the protein MAKHATMQIRIDEDLKEQADRLFEALGLSPSEAVRLFVAQSVIERRLPFTPHLSKSEGGMSAFGKLRHYANPHLTGDERAAWLKKQGENTGDARFRTTTVADAATTIVDETVLLHYLLDDEPRPSAKARRLIASGCAQAYPETAALTVQLLEEDYRVPRSLIGTVMELLADDVSFQDGATVRLAARLYAGNRLSFTACLIAARNVLTGYPVETFNKQLSNITR